In one Trichlorobacter lovleyi SZ genomic region, the following are encoded:
- a CDS encoding class II fructose-bisphosphate aldolase — translation MEKKQVHYSELGLVNTKEMFAKAMAGKYAIPAYNFNNLEQLQAIVVACVETNSPVIIQVSKGARSYANETMLRYMAMGAVQMARELGSTIPICLHLDHGDSFELCKSCVDSGFSSVMIDGSHLPYDENVALCKKVVEYAHQFDVSVEGELGVLAGIEDEVSAEHSTYTKPEEVEDFVKKTGVDSLAISIGTSHGAYKFKAGQPVPPLRFDILAECEKRLPGFPIVLHGASSVVQEYVELINQNGGKMEGAVGVPEEQLRQAAASAVCKINIDSDGRLAVTAKVREYFGKDPKEFDPRKYLGEARKELIKLIKHKNETVLGSAGKA, via the coding sequence ATGGAGAAGAAACAGGTGCATTACAGCGAGCTGGGTCTGGTCAACACCAAAGAGATGTTTGCCAAGGCAATGGCAGGTAAATATGCCATTCCGGCCTACAACTTCAATAATCTTGAACAGCTTCAGGCAATTGTGGTGGCTTGCGTTGAAACCAACTCTCCGGTGATCATTCAGGTCTCCAAAGGGGCCCGTAGTTACGCCAACGAGACCATGTTGCGGTATATGGCCATGGGGGCGGTGCAGATGGCCCGTGAGCTGGGTTCCACAATTCCGATCTGTCTGCACCTGGATCATGGTGATTCCTTTGAACTGTGCAAGTCCTGCGTGGACAGCGGCTTTTCGTCGGTCATGATCGACGGTTCTCACCTGCCCTATGACGAGAACGTGGCGCTCTGCAAGAAGGTGGTCGAATATGCCCACCAGTTTGATGTGTCTGTTGAGGGCGAACTGGGGGTACTGGCCGGGATTGAGGATGAGGTCTCTGCTGAACACTCCACCTATACCAAGCCGGAAGAGGTGGAGGATTTTGTTAAAAAGACCGGTGTGGATTCACTGGCCATCTCCATCGGCACCAGCCATGGCGCCTACAAGTTCAAGGCCGGTCAGCCGGTACCGCCGCTCCGTTTTGATATCCTGGCCGAGTGCGAAAAACGGCTGCCCGGTTTCCCGATCGTACTGCACGGCGCCTCTTCGGTGGTGCAGGAGTATGTGGAGCTGATCAACCAGAACGGCGGCAAGATGGAGGGGGCTGTTGGTGTGCCGGAGGAGCAGCTGCGTCAGGCTGCGGCTAGCGCGGTCTGCAAGATCAATATTGATTCCGACGGCCGTCTGGCTGTCACCGCCAAGGTGCGGGAATACTTTGGCAAGGATCCCAAAGAGTTTGATCCCCGTAAATACCTTGGCGAGGCCCGCAAGGAACTGATCAAGCTGATTAAGCATAAGAATGAGACAGTATTGGGATCTGCCGGTAAAGCCTAG
- a CDS encoding PilZ domain-containing protein, which translates to MSTRKFSRVPFHVTATATVGGRSFQGKVSNLSMNGLFLETAERLPEGQAADLVISLEGTEPEIAVAFLGRVCRITEDGIGFHFEKIDLDSYTHLRNIIAYNMADAEKVMDEIFTNIEEKISSGV; encoded by the coding sequence ATGAGTACCAGAAAATTCTCCCGTGTGCCATTCCATGTCACTGCGACCGCTACAGTCGGCGGTCGCAGCTTTCAGGGCAAGGTCAGTAACCTCTCCATGAACGGGCTGTTTCTGGAGACGGCAGAGCGGCTGCCGGAAGGGCAGGCTGCCGATCTGGTAATCAGCCTGGAAGGGACTGAACCTGAAATCGCGGTTGCCTTTCTGGGGCGGGTCTGCAGGATCACCGAGGATGGTATCGGCTTTCATTTTGAAAAGATCGACCTGGATTCCTATACCCATTTGCGTAATATCATTGCCTACAATATGGCCGATGCAGAGAAGGTCATGGATGAGATCTTTACCAATATCGAAGAGAAAATTTCGTCTGGGGTCTGA